A single region of the Pelmatolapia mariae isolate MD_Pm_ZW unplaced genomic scaffold, Pm_UMD_F_2 NODE_ptg000445l+_length_37220_cov_1, whole genome shotgun sequence genome encodes:
- the LOC134623159 gene encoding cytochrome P450 2U1-like, producing the protein MEVQRMTVAVPLAIPHMASQTTEFRGYTIPKGTVILPNLWSVHRDPTVWDDADSFNPERFLDNEGKLFRKECFIPFGIGRRVCMGEQLAKMELFLTVTSLLQAFKFRLPEGKRPPPLHGRFGLTLAPCPFTVCVTARNSETDDL; encoded by the exons ATGGAAGTGCAGAGAATGACTGTGGCAGTTCCCCTGGCTATTCCTCACATGGCCTCACAAACAACAG agttTAGAGGCTACACTATTCCTAAAGGGACTGTCATTTTGCCCAACCTGTGGTCTGTCCATAGAGATCCCACTGTGTGGGATGATGCAGACAGTTTTAACCCAGAACGCTTCTTGGACAATGAGGGAAAGCTGTTCAGGAAAGAGTGCTTTATACCATTTGGGATTG GTCGCAGGGTATGCATGGGTGAACAGCTGGCAAAGATGGAGCTGTTTCTGACAGTCACCAGCTTACTGCAGGCCTTCAAATTCAGGCTCCCAGAGGGAAAgcgtccacctcccctgcacgGACGGTTCGGACTGACACTAGCACCTTGCCCATTCACTGTGTGCGTGACTGCTCGCAACAGTGAAACTGACGACCTGTAA